TAAGGTATTTATCCAGTATACTTAAACTCTTTGATTTATTCTCCAAAACCCCCTCACCTCCTAACAGCTGCTCTTTTTGTATTCTCCTACTACATATATTTGATCCTTTACAAGATCATGCAGTTGATCCAGGACCTGCTGATTTAAAATGTAATGAGACCATTTGCCATTTTTTTTGCATATCACAAAACCGGCATCCTCTAGTATTTTCATATGATGAGATACCGTAGGCTGACTTAAACCTAAATTTTCTGTTATATCACATACGCACATTTCGCCCGAATATAGCATTTTAAGGATTTTAAGCCTGTTTTCATCAGCCAGCGCTTTAAATTTATTCGCCAGTTCTTTTATATTACCACCACCTATATAGATACATTTAAATTTATCTATATATTATATAAAAAAATAAAAGCTGTCAAGCTAAAAACGAGCAATCGAACAATTGCCTGATATAACTACATTTCCTCAATACGGCGAGATAGCTTTTCAAATTTGCAAAGAGACGTGTAGCCGCATTTTTTGATATAATCTATGCCTTTATCAAACATATAGCCTACGTGTTCAGGATAGTGGGCATCTGAGTTTAAAATAACAGGAACGCCGTATTTTGAAAGTATCTCCAGAAATACCTGCGACGGGTACATCTCACCTACAGGCTTTCTAAGCCCTGCCGTGCTCACCTCTACACACTGCCCATTTTCAGCTATGACCTTTGCAGCGTCTTCGTAGAGTTCTGTTATATCCTCCCAAGGCTTGTACCCAAAAACCTTAATGACATCAGGATGCCCGAGAAAGCTGAATATCCTGCTCTTAGCAGCTTGTTTTAATATCTCAAAATATCTCTTATAGGCATCATAAACGTCTTTATCCTCCCAATCTCTTGGGTCCAGGTCGATTCCCCAATCCCCCAACCAATGAATAGAGCCAATGACGTAATCAAAAGGATACTGCTTAACAAATTGCCTGATTTCTTCCTCTTTCTCCGGTATATAATCCAGCTCAATGCCTAATTTTACCGAAAATCCTCGATGTTTAGCCTTTTCAATGAGGCCTATATACTCTTCTATATCCTCTCCGCCGTGCTTCTCAACCCAGCTGCCTCTATAGCCATCAGTGCATATAAGGTGATACGCCTGTTTAAACCTGTACCCGTGCTCTGAAAACCCTATTTCTGCCACATTCCTGCTTTGACCATGCCGGACAAATTCGCTTAGCCATTCTATAGTATAAGGCCCGTTTTCAAGGTGT
The genomic region above belongs to Caldanaerobius polysaccharolyticus DSM 13641 and contains:
- a CDS encoding ArsR/SmtB family transcription factor, whose protein sequence is MDKFKCIYIGGGNIKELANKFKALADENRLKILKMLYSGEMCVCDITENLGLSQPTVSHHMKILEDAGFVICKKNGKWSHYILNQQVLDQLHDLVKDQIYVVGEYKKSSC
- a CDS encoding histidinol-phosphatase translates to MHYWDYHVHLENGPYTIEWLSEFVRHGQSRNVAEIGFSEHGYRFKQAYHLICTDGYRGSWVEKHGGEDIEEYIGLIEKAKHRGFSVKLGIELDYIPEKEEEIRQFVKQYPFDYVIGSIHWLGDWGIDLDPRDWEDKDVYDAYKRYFEILKQAAKSRIFSFLGHPDVIKVFGYKPWEDITELYEDAAKVIAENGQCVEVSTAGLRKPVGEMYPSQVFLEILSKYGVPVILNSDAHYPEHVGYMFDKGIDYIKKCGYTSLCKFEKLSRRIEEM